GTGGTCATGGGGGCGGTCTCGGTTTTCCCGGTCGCGGGAAGAGCGGTCACCGCCCCTTGTTTATTTATCTCACCAGTTATCTCACCAGGGTCATCTTTCGGGCGCGCGTTTCCCCTTCCGCCGTTTCGAGGCGGGCGAGATAAACACCGCTCGCGAGGGACCGGCCCCCGTCGTCCCGGCCGTCCCAAACCGCTTCATGGCTCCCCGCGTCCATCGTGCCGTCGACGAGGCGGCGGACCTCCCGTCCGGAGGCGGTGTAGAGCGTGAGCCTCACCCGCCCGCGGACCGGATTGTCGAAGCGGATCACCGTGCGCGGGTTGAAGGGGTTGGGCGTGTTTCGAAGAGACGCGGACGGCGGCCGCGGTGCGGGTGACCCGCCGACGCGCGTGGCGTCGCCGATCACGAGCGTAACCGGGAGCGCGCGCGGCGAAGCGGGATCGTTCCCCGCGAAGAGCGCCTCGTCGGCGTGGACGCCGTAGCCGAGGCCCGCCGGCTCGATCCGGCAGGCGAAACGGAGGGAATCGCCCGGATCGACCCGCCCGCCCGCGGCGGGGCTCACGGTGAGCCACGCGGCGTTCCAGGAAACCGTGTCCACCACGAGGGGGAGCGCCCCGTCGTTGCACACATAAATGAATTCCGTCGTCGCCGTCGGGAGACCGTCCAGCGAGGCGGGGATGTCCAGAAGTCCCGCGCCGGTGTAGTTGTCCCGGCCCGGCGAGGCGGGGGAGGCGGTCAGGTCGAGTGCGCCCGTCTCGATCGCCTCGGCGATCTCCTCCGGCATCGACGCCGGCGCCGCCTGCAGAAGGATCGCGCAGGCGCCCGCCACGAGGGGAGTCGCCATGCTGGTGCCTTCGTATGCGATGTACGTGTTCGGCGGCGTGGTGCTCGTCACGTTCACGCCCGGCGCGGCGATGTCCGGCTTCATCAGTCCCGGCGGCCAGGGGTAGTCGTCGTATTCGCTCTCGGCGGTGGTGAAGTCCCATTCCGTCGGGCCGTAGCTGGAGTAGGCGTAGACGCCGTTCATCGACGTCGTGGCGCCGACGGTGATCACGCCGGAGCGCCCCGCCGCGCCGTAGTAGGGGTTGGGGCAGTCGCCCGGATCGGCGATGTCGTAGGGAGCGGCGTAGTGGCCGCCCACGTTGTCGCCGTTTCCGGCGGCGGCGATCCAGAGGATGCCCGCGGCCTGGAGAACCTCGGCGTTGTGCCGGCTCGCTTCGCGCACGTCTTCCGGCGCTTGCATCCAACCGGCGGAAAAGGTGAAGAGCTGAGCCCCGTGCTCGAAGCCGAACTCCAGCGACTCGACCAGATCGTCGTAGGAGCCGGGAACGCAGCGGAGCGCCATGATCGTCGCGCCCGGCGCGGCGCCGGTGGCGGTCCCCATCGTCCCGTCGCCGACGACGAGGCCGGCGGTGTGCGTTCCGTGGTAGTCGGGGGAGTCGCCGTCGTAGGGGTCGTTGTCGTCGTCCGCGGCGTCCCAGCCGTGATGGGGATAGGAGGCGCCGCCGTTCCACATTTGTCCCGCGAGGTCCGGGTGGTCGTAGGCGACGCCGGTGTCGAGGTGCCCGACGAGAATGCCGCTCCCGTCATAGCCGGCCGTCCAGGCGTCATCGGCGCCGATCTTGGGGAGATGCCAGGCGAGGGCGCGCGCGCCGGTCGTCGCCGGGGGCGCGGGCACGCCCGGCGCGGCGAGGGCGTCCGCCGGTTCCGAGGCGGAAGCGGCGAAGGTCTGCGAGAGGCGATCGTCGAGCCAGAGGCGGGCCACGTCGGGCGACCCGGCGAGGCGGCGGATCGCTTCGGCGTCCATCTCGGCGCGGAATGCGCCGAGAAGCCATCGTTCGCGCGGCTCGGACATGTGCCCTTCCCGGACGGAGCGGTCCCAAGAGGGCGCGAGGAGGGCGCGGGTCGCGCGCGATTCGTCGTGCAGCGCGGCGCGGACCGCGTCGCGGCGGTCGTCGGGGGACGCGCCGCGGAGAAGCGCTCCGAGCGCCTGCGCGTCGACCCTCTCGGCGGGGACGATCATCACGGGGAGACGCTCCCGCGCCGCCGCCTTGCCGAGCGCCGCATCGAGGCGCGGGTCGATCGTTTGCATGTAAGTGATCCGTTCGACGGGCGCTTCGGCGGCGATGCGGAGCGCCTCGTCGCGCGCCGGCGCCGGCTCGTCCAAAAAGACCGTCACCGCATCGGGATGGAAGCGGAGCGACGGCGCGCCGGTCACGGTGGTGAACGTGTCGGCGAATACGTTGTCCGTCTCGTCGCTCTCGTCCACCTCGGCGAGGACGTCCAGCTCGAAACCGATCGCGTGCGGGCCGGCGCCCAGGAAGACCGGATGATCCTCGACGGCGACGTAGGTGGTGATCGGGAGCCCGCCGGAGAGGACCCAGGCGGCTTCCTCGTCGCCGTCCAGGAGGAGGCGCACGCGGAAGTCGGCGGTGATGTCGGTGAGACCGTTGTTGATAAAGGCGAAGCTTACGAAGTTGGTGTCGCCCGCGGCGAGGGGGCCGTTCGTCTTCTCGCCGGGGATCCAGTTGGCGACGAGCGGCGCTTCCCATCCGTCGGGAACGAAGGGGGCGAGGTTCGCCTCGGTGGGGCGCTCGCAGGTGTACACGTTGAGCCCCTGGGTCGGGTAGTCGCGGCGGTCGATCCAGGCGGCGCGGAGAAGGGCGTCATCCTTTACGCCATAAGCGTTGTGGAAGACTGGGTCGGCGTAGGGGTGTTCGGAGGCTTGTTCGATCTGGCCCCACAGGTCCGGGTGGCCGTCGCCTCCGGCCTGGCGCGCGACGATGTAGAACTCGTCGCCGCCGGGAGGCGCGTCGAACCAGAGGCAGCCGACCACGCCGTCCTTGGCGTAGATCGCCGGGCCGACGCTCTCGTACTCGTCCGCCACCATGTCGTAGGGGCCGTAGACGTTGGCGAGGCCGTCCCAGGAGACGCAGTAGACCACGTCGCCGTCGGCGGTTCCCTGAAAGTCGTCGTAGTCGTGCTGGAAGACCATGAAGACGTCGTCGCCGGCGTTGGTGATCGCGGGGAAGCGGCAGTCGTTGATCGTCCAGTCGGAGAGGCTCATCGGGTTAATGAAGCCGCCGTCCATCTGGTCGGCCGCGACGAGGATCTCGACCTCGCCGGTGTAGTAGTCCTGCTCGGCGTTGATGAACCAGACATCGCGGTTTTTGATCGCCACGTCCGGCCAGTAGTCGTTGTAGCCGTCGGGAAGGAAGTAGTCGAATTCGACCGTCTCGCCGCCGTCGTCGCTGTACATCCAGATGAGGGTCCACTCGTAGGCGTAGAGGTCGTAGTTGATGGTGTACCAGGCGGCGGCGATGAAGACGCGCGCGTTGGAGCCGCCCCAGGCGGCGTCGATGGCGGTGGTGGCGCAGGTCTCGCCGACGTTCAATCCCTTCACCCACGACCAGAGCGTCGGGTCGTCCGGGTTCTCGGTGCGGGAGCGGAGGATGTAGCCGTCTTCGCGGATCCATGCGACGAAGAGATAACCCTGGGTGTCGATCGCCAGCTCGGGGTGATACTCGTCCTGGCTGAAGGAGGGCATCTCCCAAACGCTCCAGTTGAGGCCGCCGTCGGTGCTCCGGGCGATGTGGATGTCCCGGTCGGTACCGCCCAGGTCGGTCGCCTCGAAGACGGCGTAGAGGTTGCCGCTGATCGGGCTCGCCGCGATCGACACGTAGGCGTCGTCCATGTGGGTCGCGTCGGCGAGGAGGCGGTCCGTCGTCCAGGGGAGATCGCGCCCGCCGCGGGAGAGCTTGTCGGGCGCGGAGGCCGCTCCGTCGCGATCGGTGAGACGCGTAAGCGCGGCGAGGCGCTCGCGCGTGGCCGGATCGACGGGGCCGGCGTCGCGGGCGCTCTCCGCGCCGGCGGCGAGCATGTCCACGTCCTCGAACGCGGGATAGCGCGCGTCCTTGCCCGCGGCGGAGCCGAAGGTGAGCCGCGAGCGGCGCGCTCCTTCCATGAGGCCCGGCGCGGGCATCGCGTGGCGCGTCGCGCTCTCGCGGCCCGGCGCGATCACGCGCGCGTTTTCGGCACCGGATTCTCTTTTCTCGATCGAAGGAAGAGAAGATGCGTCCGGCGCCGCTTCTCCGACGACAACGAACAGAAGGAACACGATGAGGAGGAAGGATGAGGAACGGCGTCGAAGCATACGACCCTCCCGGTGAGATCGAGCGATGATGTCGAATTTGTTGCTTACATTATATCATGCCTCACCCGTCCCATTGCGCCCGCGATCTCTTCCCTTCCATGAAACCGACAGGTTTGACGACAAAGAGGAAAAGTCGTTCTTCTCTTTTCCTGATTTACTGAAAACGGCGAAACAGGTCCCGTCCCCTTCGAACCCGGATTCTCTGCGGGAAAGGCCGGGGACGTATCCGTTTTCGGAAGAGTTTCTCGACTTAATCCTTTTGACATCATGGCCTTCGGCCCTCATGATTCCCGAGACTCGTTTGCGGGACCCCGGAGGAAACGATGTCCACCTTTCGTTCCGGAATGTCGGTCGGCACCCCCTCACCACACATCCGTTCAACGATCAAGTTCACTTCGCGAAAATTCCGGGAACAACTCACATGAAGGAGTCGTCAATGATCCGGATCATAGCGGTGATTCTCATTGGAACGGGCGCTTGGATCCTGGTGGGCCTGGGATCTTCCTACATGAACATGGGGGAAGCGTTTCGCCATGCTGCCGGTTTCGCGGGTACCGGAGCCGCGATCCTGCTCGCGGGTCAGCTTCTCGCGCCCATTCTCAAGATCGTCGCCGGGCTCGGCCTCTTCACGCGAAGGCGCTGGAGTTGGACCGGCGCCCTCGTCGCCCTCGCCCTGGACATAGTTGCTCTGGGCGTTTCGATTTATCGGTTCCACGGCTTCACCGGCACCGTTCCACCCACCGCTCCCGATGGCTCCGCCGGCGGAACGGTAGTCGAGACCAGCAGCATCGTTCCCGTGTATCTCATTTGCCTGCTGAGCCTGGCGTGCTTCGCGCTGATGAGCACGAAAGCCCTTCGCGGGAAATGGGCGAATCGGTTGGAGACCGCCTGACAGGCCGGGCGCGGGCGACGGCGAATTGCGCGCCTGATCCGCACGTTCATCCACCGGCGGGCAGGGGCGAAAGGGACGCCACGGGAAAGGTGAAACGGGAAGATGGATCCCTCGCCGCACATCGTGGTATAACCACCGGGTGCGGCGGATTCGCCGTCGCTCACCGCTCACTGATCGGGATTGTCGGGCGCGGGAAGATCAAGGAGGAACGGTCGTGGGAGATTCGGGGAAAAAGGACAAGGGTAAAAGAGAACAACAGAAGAAGGCCAAGCTGAACCCGAAGGAAAAACGACAGGCGAAGAGAGAGAAGAAGAATAAGCCCAAGACAAGCATTTAACCGGCACGGAAGCAAACGCGGGGCACGCGGCCGCGGGTTTCTCGCGGTTCGTCGCGACGCGGACGTTTCGGCCGCCGGACGGCCCGCCGCGGAAGCCGTCGCGCTCCGTCTCTTTCCCGGAGGACGGTCGCGCCGCGAGCGGTCCGCTTCCCGCGCGCGTTTTTCCGTTCGGGAAGGAAACGTTCCTTCACGCGGGAAAAAGACATGATCGACTTCATTCAACAATTCGATCCGATTACGCAGGCTCTTATCGCCACGCTCTTTACGTACGGCGTAACCGCGCTGGGCGCATCGCTCGTTTTCTTCACGAAAACGGTCAACCCCAAACTCATGGACTCCATGCTCGGCTTCGCCGCCGGCGTGATGATCGCCGCGAGTTTTTGGTCGCTGCTCGCGCCGGGCATTGAGATGGCGGAACAGCTCGGTCATATTTCTTGGCTGACCGCCGCGATCGGATTCATGGGCGGCGGGCTCTTCATGAGACTGACCGATCGCCTGCTGCCGCATCTTCATTTGGGCCTCGACACAAAAGAGCGCGAGGGAATCAAGACGTCCTGGCAGAGAAGCACTCTGCTGGTGCTGGCGATCACACTTCATAACATCCCCGAAGGGCTCGCGGTCGGGGTCGCCTTCGGGGCGGTGGCCGCCGGTCTTTCTTCCGCCACGATCGGCGGCGCCATCGCGCTCGCGATCGGAATCGGCCTCCAGAATTTCCCGGAAGGAGCGGCCGTCTCTTTGCCGCTGCGAAGAGAAGGAATCAGCCGGACCAAGAGTTTCATCATGGGGCAGGCATCCGGTCTGGTGGAACCGATCGCCGGACTGTGCGGCGCGGCGTTTGTGCTGTATATGCAAAACGTTTTGCCCTACGCCCTCTGTTTCGCCGCCGGAGCGATGATTTTCGTCGTGGTGGAAGAGCTGATCCCGGAATCTCAAAGAAAAGAAGCGAACATCGATCTCGTCACCATAACGACCATGGCGGGCTTTACCGTGATGATGATCCTGGATGTGGCGCTGGGGTGAGAGAATCGGCCGGGAATCACCGTTATTTCCCGGCGGCCGCTCCACCCCGGACGTCGGCCGTCCCGCCGAATCCTCTCGAATCGTCGCGGGGGGATGGTCCCCCGACTTCGTGGAACAGGTGCTTCGCCCCACCGCGCCTCTCGTCCGGCACGGGATCCACAACCCTCATAATTCCAACGCGTTTCCGTTTTAGCGAGAATCCGGAAGCCCCGGGTCCGCCCCGCCGCTCATACTGGAAGCCGTAACCGGAACGCGGGAGAGGCGCCCTGTGTGTCCACCTTAGAGAGCAGACGGAATTGTAGGGGGTGGACACCGCCCCATCTCGTTCCCTTCCAACACTTTCCCGCGCCGTCAAGCTCCGCCCCCCTTCTGTCGATCTCTTGGGAAACCGTAGGAGAGCAACCGACCGGCGCCCGCGCGGCGCCGGTTCTTACCCGGAGGAACAAGTGGACACACGAAATTACTTCAAGCGTCACCCGAACAAGGAAGGTTGTTTCGGTCCGTGGGGAGGCGCGTATCTGCCGCCGCAGTTGATCGATCAGTTTCAACAGATCACCGACGCCTACTGGCGGATCAGCAAGTCGACGCGGTTCATCTCGGAACTGCGGGCGATCCGGAGCCACTACCAGGGGCGCCCGACGCCGATCTATTTCGCCGAGCGCCTCTCGGACCGCTTCGGCGGCGGCCGGATCTACCTCAAGCGGGAGGATCTCAACCACACCGGCGCGCACAAGCTGAACCACTGCATGGGCGAGGGGCTCCTCGCACGCTTCATGGGTAAAAAGAAACTGATCGCCGAGACCGGCGCCGGGCAGCACGGCGTGGCGGTCGCCACCGCCGCCGCCTACTTCGGTCTCGAAGCGGAGATCCACATGGGCGTCGTGGACATCGAGAAGGAGAAGCCCAACTTCATCCGCATGCAGATCCTCGGCGCCAAGGTGGTCCCGGTGAGCCACGGCCTCGGCACCCTCAAGGAAGCGGTGGACTCCGCCTTCGAG
This genomic interval from Candidatus Eisenbacteria bacterium contains the following:
- a CDS encoding S8 family serine peptidase, whose product is MLRRRSSSFLLIVFLLFVVVGEAAPDASSLPSIEKRESGAENARVIAPGRESATRHAMPAPGLMEGARRSRLTFGSAAGKDARYPAFEDVDMLAAGAESARDAGPVDPATRERLAALTRLTDRDGAASAPDKLSRGGRDLPWTTDRLLADATHMDDAYVSIAASPISGNLYAVFEATDLGGTDRDIHIARSTDGGLNWSVWEMPSFSQDEYHPELAIDTQGYLFVAWIREDGYILRSRTENPDDPTLWSWVKGLNVGETCATTAIDAAWGGSNARVFIAAAWYTINYDLYAYEWTLIWMYSDDGGETVEFDYFLPDGYNDYWPDVAIKNRDVWFINAEQDYYTGEVEILVAADQMDGGFINPMSLSDWTINDCRFPAITNAGDDVFMVFQHDYDDFQGTADGDVVYCVSWDGLANVYGPYDMVADEYESVGPAIYAKDGVVGCLWFDAPPGGDEFYIVARQAGGDGHPDLWGQIEQASEHPYADPVFHNAYGVKDDALLRAAWIDRRDYPTQGLNVYTCERPTEANLAPFVPDGWEAPLVANWIPGEKTNGPLAAGDTNFVSFAFINNGLTDITADFRVRLLLDGDEEAAWVLSGGLPITTYVAVEDHPVFLGAGPHAIGFELDVLAEVDESDETDNVFADTFTTVTGAPSLRFHPDAVTVFLDEPAPARDEALRIAAEAPVERITYMQTIDPRLDAALGKAAARERLPVMIVPAERVDAQALGALLRGASPDDRRDAVRAALHDESRATRALLAPSWDRSVREGHMSEPRERWLLGAFRAEMDAEAIRRLAGSPDVARLWLDDRLSQTFAASASEPADALAAPGVPAPPATTGARALAWHLPKIGADDAWTAGYDGSGILVGHLDTGVAYDHPDLAGQMWNGGASYPHHGWDAADDDNDPYDGDSPDYHGTHTAGLVVGDGTMGTATGAAPGATIMALRCVPGSYDDLVESLEFGFEHGAQLFTFSAGWMQAPEDVREASRHNAEVLQAAGILWIAAAGNGDNVGGHYAAPYDIADPGDCPNPYYGAAGRSGVITVGATTSMNGVYAYSSYGPTEWDFTTAESEYDDYPWPPGLMKPDIAAPGVNVTSTTPPNTYIAYEGTSMATPLVAGACAILLQAAPASMPEEIAEAIETGALDLTASPASPGRDNYTGAGLLDIPASLDGLPTATTEFIYVCNDGALPLVVDTVSWNAAWLTVSPAAGGRVDPGDSLRFACRIEPAGLGYGVHADEALFAGNDPASPRALPVTLVIGDATRVGGSPAPRPPSASLRNTPNPFNPRTVIRFDNPVRGRVRLTLYTASGREVRRLVDGTMDAGSHEAVWDGRDDGGRSLASGVYLARLETAEGETRARKMTLVR
- a CDS encoding ZIP family metal transporter, yielding MIDFIQQFDPITQALIATLFTYGVTALGASLVFFTKTVNPKLMDSMLGFAAGVMIAASFWSLLAPGIEMAEQLGHISWLTAAIGFMGGGLFMRLTDRLLPHLHLGLDTKEREGIKTSWQRSTLLVLAITLHNIPEGLAVGVAFGAVAAGLSSATIGGAIALAIGIGLQNFPEGAAVSLPLRREGISRTKSFIMGQASGLVEPIAGLCGAAFVLYMQNVLPYALCFAAGAMIFVVVEELIPESQRKEANIDLVTITTMAGFTVMMILDVALG